One Thermodesulfobacteriota bacterium DNA segment encodes these proteins:
- a CDS encoding co-chaperone GroES yields the protein MGVKPIREKVLIKRVEAQETTKGGIIIPDSAAEKPQEGEVVAVGSGWVLGAGLTKKLDVKKGDKVLFGKYSGTEISFKGDDYVILSENEILAVIE from the coding sequence ATGGGTGTGAAACCGATTCGTGAAAAGGTGTTGATCAAGAGGGTCGAAGCGCAGGAAACCACCAAGGGCGGGATCATTATCCCCGATTCGGCGGCCGAGAAGCCGCAGGAGGGCGAGGTGGTTGCGGTCGGAAGCGGCTGGGTGCTCGGGGCGGGGTTGACGAAGAAGCTCGATGTCAAGAAGGGGGACAAGGTTCTTTTCGGGAAGTACAGCGGTACGGAGATAAGCTTCAAGGGTGACGATTACGTCATTCTTTCCGAAAATGAAATACTCGCGGTAATCGAATAA
- a CDS encoding YraN family protein, giving the protein MTAMTADKKSLGRRGEDIACRALQREKYKIIARNWRCRLGEIDVIAEDRGRVLCFIEVKARSGKGFGLPEESVTGWKQKRLISIAYSYMESVKHAEGAMRFDVVAVDLGTGEARIIKNAFEEKF; this is encoded by the coding sequence ATGACTGCAATGACCGCCGACAAAAAATCACTGGGACGAAGGGGGGAAGACATTGCCTGCAGGGCCCTTCAGAGGGAAAAGTACAAAATAATAGCCAGGAACTGGAGATGCCGGCTGGGTGAGATAGACGTCATAGCCGAGGACAGGGGCAGGGTGCTTTGCTTTATCGAGGTCAAGGCAAGGAGCGGGAAGGGCTTCGGCCTCCCCGAGGAATCCGTAACCGGATGGAAGCAGAAACGCCTGATTTCAATCGCATACAGCTATATGGAATCCGTAAAACACGCCGAGGGGGCCATGCGCTTCGACGTGGTCGCCGTCGATCTCGGGACGGGAGAGGCGAGGATCATAAAGAACGCATTCGAGGAAAAATTCTGA
- the mutS gene encoding DNA mismatch repair protein MutS, translated as MPVETPMLKQYMSLKREYPDAILFFRLGDFYEMFYDDAKVASKVLGIALTSRNKNDKNPVPLCGVPHHSSEPYLAKLLKSGHKVAVCEQIEDPKSAKGVVKRKVVRVLTPGVILDSENLDSKCNNFLASVYAGDGVYGLAYTDISTGLFRVSAFDSVEDLTDEIFRLEPREIILENVGEGESPVSGTALKRSGNPLITGLDSWVWDPDRGRELLLDHLSARTLEPYGLEGVPEAVTAAGALLQYLRDTRLEEMPPLNDPEFYGKSGYLLIDESTKRNLELTRSNNGDTGGTLLWVLDETMTGMGGRLLRRWINYPLVDIKAIERRLDVVEELKSHTSLRTALTAEMREISDIERLIGRIATSTARPRDLGALRDSSVHISGIKKLLTEAGLEAVRGIGEGLDDLSDLHRLLASSLVEDPPLTSREGGIIKEGVNAELDELRSIRRDGKQWIADLEAKERKATGINSLKVSYNRVFGYYIEVSKANAASVPDTYARRQTLANAERYITEELKEYEDKILGAEDRMIALEGEIFEGLRKKVAAEADRVRSTSALLGELDCYSALAEAAERYNYVRPQMTDEPVMDIKNSRHPVVERMDLGERFVPNDVRLDPHENQFLLITGPNMAGKSTLIRQVALTAIMAQMGSFVPATHARVGISDRVFTRVGASDNIARGHSTFMVEMVETAYILRHATDRSLVILDEIGRGTSTFDGMSIAWAVAEYLHDRGPRTLFATHYHELTGLSISRRRTKNYNIYVKENGDKIVFLRKLIPGAASHSYGIQVARLAGVPDVVIKSAQKVLSNLEKSQSGIRTSILGGQMNLFTAAEAAPAPKEENPVIEEIKALDTNSMTPLDALAKLAELKGKLEGGD; from the coding sequence ATGCCCGTCGAAACCCCGATGTTAAAACAGTACATGTCGTTAAAGAGGGAGTACCCGGACGCGATACTATTCTTCCGGCTCGGGGATTTTTACGAGATGTTCTACGACGACGCGAAGGTGGCGTCCAAGGTCCTCGGAATAGCGCTCACATCGCGGAACAAGAACGACAAGAACCCGGTGCCTTTATGCGGCGTCCCTCACCACAGCTCGGAGCCGTACCTCGCAAAGCTCTTAAAGAGCGGACACAAGGTAGCTGTCTGCGAGCAGATAGAGGACCCGAAGTCGGCGAAGGGCGTCGTCAAGAGAAAGGTGGTCAGGGTTCTCACCCCGGGCGTCATACTCGATTCCGAGAACCTCGACTCGAAGTGCAATAACTTCCTCGCAAGCGTATACGCCGGGGACGGCGTTTACGGCCTCGCGTACACCGACATATCGACGGGGCTTTTCAGGGTGTCCGCGTTCGATTCGGTGGAAGACCTTACGGACGAGATATTCAGGCTGGAGCCGAGGGAGATAATCCTCGAGAACGTGGGCGAGGGAGAATCGCCGGTTTCGGGGACTGCACTGAAAAGGTCGGGGAACCCTCTCATCACCGGGCTCGACAGCTGGGTTTGGGACCCCGACCGGGGCCGGGAGCTTCTGCTCGACCACCTTTCGGCCAGGACGCTCGAGCCCTACGGCCTCGAAGGCGTTCCCGAAGCGGTTACAGCCGCGGGTGCGCTCCTTCAGTACCTTAGAGACACGCGGCTCGAAGAGATGCCGCCCCTTAACGACCCCGAGTTTTACGGGAAATCGGGATATCTCCTTATAGACGAATCGACGAAGCGGAACCTAGAGCTCACGCGCTCTAATAACGGCGATACGGGGGGCACCCTCCTGTGGGTGCTCGACGAGACGATGACGGGCATGGGGGGACGGCTCCTCCGGCGATGGATAAATTATCCGCTCGTGGACATAAAGGCGATAGAAAGGAGGCTGGACGTAGTCGAGGAGCTTAAGTCGCACACTTCACTAAGAACCGCGCTTACGGCCGAGATGCGCGAGATAAGCGACATCGAGCGGCTCATAGGCAGGATAGCTACATCGACCGCGCGGCCCCGGGACCTGGGGGCGCTCCGCGATTCGTCCGTTCACATATCCGGCATAAAGAAGCTCCTTACGGAAGCCGGGCTCGAAGCCGTTCGTGGCATAGGCGAGGGGCTCGACGACCTGTCCGACCTCCACCGGCTTCTGGCGTCTTCGCTCGTCGAAGACCCGCCGCTCACGTCGCGCGAGGGGGGGATAATAAAGGAGGGGGTGAACGCCGAGCTCGACGAGCTAAGGTCCATAAGGCGGGACGGGAAGCAGTGGATAGCCGACCTCGAAGCGAAGGAGCGAAAGGCGACGGGCATAAACTCGCTCAAGGTGAGCTATAACCGCGTCTTCGGTTATTACATAGAGGTGTCGAAGGCGAATGCCGCATCCGTCCCCGACACGTACGCGCGGCGGCAGACCCTCGCAAACGCCGAGAGGTACATAACGGAGGAGCTAAAGGAATACGAGGACAAGATACTCGGCGCGGAGGACAGGATGATTGCCCTCGAAGGCGAGATATTCGAGGGGCTCAGGAAGAAGGTGGCCGCGGAGGCCGACAGGGTGAGGAGCACCTCGGCGCTCCTCGGCGAGCTCGACTGTTATTCGGCCCTCGCGGAGGCGGCCGAAAGATACAATTACGTCCGCCCGCAGATGACGGACGAGCCCGTGATGGACATAAAGAACAGCCGGCATCCCGTCGTCGAAAGGATGGATCTCGGTGAGAGGTTCGTCCCTAACGACGTCAGGCTCGACCCGCACGAGAACCAGTTCCTGCTCATCACGGGGCCGAACATGGCCGGAAAATCGACGCTGATAAGGCAGGTGGCCCTTACGGCGATTATGGCGCAGATGGGGAGCTTCGTTCCCGCGACGCACGCCCGGGTCGGCATATCGGACAGGGTGTTCACCAGGGTGGGGGCGTCGGACAACATCGCCAGGGGGCACTCGACGTTCATGGTCGAGATGGTGGAGACGGCCTACATACTCCGCCACGCGACGGACAGGAGCCTCGTCATACTCGACGAGATAGGGCGCGGGACGAGCACCTTCGACGGGATGAGCATAGCGTGGGCAGTGGCCGAGTACCTTCACGACAGGGGGCCGAGGACGCTTTTCGCGACCCATTACCACGAGCTTACGGGGCTCTCCATATCGCGCAGGAGGACCAAGAATTACAACATTTACGTAAAGGAGAACGGGGATAAAATAGTGTTTCTCCGGAAGCTGATACCCGGGGCGGCGAGCCACAGCTACGGCATACAGGTCGCGAGGCTCGCAGGGGTCCCCGACGTGGTCATAAAAAGCGCGCAGAAGGTATTGTCGAACCTCGAAAAATCGCAATCGGGCATAAGGACGTCCATACTCGGGGGGCAGATGAATCTCTTCACGGCGGCGGAGGCCGCGCCCGCCCCGAAAGAAGAGAATCCCGTCATCGAGGAGATAAAGGCGCTCGATACGAATTCGATGACGCCGCTCGACGCCCTGGCGAAGCTGGCGGAGCTAAAGGGGAAGCTCGAAGGCGGGGACTGA
- the hisC gene encoding histidinol-phosphate transaminase has product MIKPNPFVEDLIPYVPGKPVEELERELGITGAIKIASNENPIGPSPLAMKAAMEALSGVNRYPDGDAFYLKHKLAESLGVKPGTIIFGNGSNDVIDVAARTFLGPGDEAVMGEYAFIVYPIVTRLAGASAVISPMPGYTHDLKDIYSRITPKTKAVFIANPNNPTGTMVAKDEMEWFLDKIDGDILVVIDEAYFEYVDDPSYPDSLDYAGLGKSILTVRTFSKIYGLAGMRLGYGIGPEGMVSNMHKARHPFNTSSLAQAAAIAALDDAGHVRKSKEINSKGLDYLGAELGKLGVEYAPSHANFVLVNLGGDPMPVYNALLREGVIVRPVGIYGLKTYLRVSVGLQEENERFIRAFKKVLGK; this is encoded by the coding sequence TTGATAAAGCCGAATCCGTTTGTAGAAGATCTGATACCGTACGTACCGGGTAAACCCGTAGAAGAGCTCGAAAGGGAGCTCGGCATAACGGGCGCGATAAAGATAGCGTCCAACGAAAACCCGATAGGCCCCTCGCCGCTCGCAATGAAGGCTGCAATGGAGGCACTCTCCGGCGTAAACCGCTACCCGGACGGCGACGCGTTTTATCTCAAACACAAGCTCGCGGAATCGCTCGGCGTAAAGCCCGGGACGATAATATTCGGTAACGGCTCGAACGACGTCATCGACGTCGCGGCAAGGACGTTCCTCGGCCCCGGGGACGAGGCCGTCATGGGGGAGTACGCCTTCATCGTCTACCCTATAGTGACCAGGCTCGCGGGGGCGTCGGCGGTGATCTCGCCCATGCCGGGCTACACACACGACCTCAAGGACATCTACTCCCGCATCACGCCGAAAACGAAGGCCGTCTTCATAGCCAACCCTAATAACCCCACCGGGACGATGGTCGCAAAGGACGAGATGGAGTGGTTCCTCGATAAAATAGACGGGGACATACTCGTCGTAATCGACGAGGCCTACTTCGAATACGTGGACGACCCGTCCTACCCCGATTCGCTCGATTACGCGGGGCTCGGGAAATCGATCCTCACCGTGAGGACGTTCTCGAAAATCTACGGGCTTGCGGGAATGAGGCTCGGCTACGGCATCGGGCCCGAGGGCATGGTCTCGAACATGCACAAGGCGCGGCACCCCTTCAACACGAGCTCTTTGGCGCAGGCCGCCGCTATAGCGGCGCTTGACGACGCCGGGCACGTCCGGAAATCGAAGGAGATAAACAGTAAGGGGCTCGACTATTTGGGGGCGGAGCTCGGGAAGCTCGGCGTCGAGTACGCGCCCAGCCATGCGAATTTCGTATTGGTGAACCTGGGAGGCGACCCGATGCCCGTCTACAACGCCCTCTTGAGAGAAGGCGTCATAGTAAGGCCGGTCGGCATATACGGCCTCAAAACCTATTTGAGAGTATCCGTCGGGCTCCAGGAAGAAAACGAAAGATTCATCCGCGCATTTAAGAAAGTGTTGGGGAAATAA
- a CDS encoding prephenate dehydrogenase/arogenate dehydrogenase family protein produces MQFGKVTIVGLGLIGGSLAWALRESGGVRTVCGVDSDPGSVDYAVETGIVDEGSTHPGEAVPGAEVIVAATYVGGIADTVKSLIPHADDGALITDVGSVKAGIVREIEGFIPARLGFVGGHPIAGTENSGVRNAVLGLFSGKRFILTPTAKTPEAAKKKVRALWRLAGSDIYEMDPDSHDRIFGFVSHLPHAAAYGLVDAILSSGDPDTLLDFAGGGLRDYTRVASSSPEMWADIMTANRDNVLGALRQLTASLSKIEAALEKGDREELLKIFNAAAETKKDRIK; encoded by the coding sequence ATGCAATTCGGCAAGGTGACAATCGTAGGACTCGGGCTCATAGGCGGCTCGCTGGCATGGGCGCTCAGGGAATCGGGCGGGGTGCGTACAGTGTGCGGGGTGGATTCGGACCCCGGCTCCGTTGACTACGCCGTAGAGACGGGCATCGTCGATGAGGGCTCGACCCACCCCGGAGAGGCCGTACCGGGGGCGGAAGTCATCGTCGCCGCGACATACGTCGGCGGCATCGCCGATACCGTGAAGTCGCTCATCCCGCATGCCGACGACGGCGCGCTGATAACCGACGTCGGGAGCGTAAAGGCGGGTATAGTGAGGGAGATAGAGGGCTTCATCCCCGCGCGCCTCGGGTTCGTCGGCGGGCACCCCATAGCGGGCACCGAGAATTCGGGCGTCAGGAACGCCGTCCTGGGCCTCTTTAGCGGAAAGAGATTCATCCTCACGCCCACCGCGAAAACACCGGAGGCCGCAAAGAAAAAGGTAAGGGCGCTGTGGAGGCTCGCAGGGAGCGACATATACGAAATGGACCCCGACTCCCACGACAGGATTTTCGGGTTCGTTAGCCACCTTCCCCACGCGGCGGCTTACGGGCTCGTGGACGCGATTCTTTCCTCCGGCGACCCGGACACGCTTCTCGATTTCGCCGGCGGCGGGCTCAGGGACTACACCCGCGTCGCGTCGAGCTCGCCCGAGATGTGGGCCGACATTATGACGGCCAACAGAGACAACGTGCTCGGGGCGCTACGGCAGTTGACGGCGTCCCTCTCGAAGATAGAAGCGGCGCTCGAAAAGGGCGACAGGGAAGAGCTCCTCAAAATATTCAACGCCGCCGCCGAAACCAAAAAAGACAGGATAAAATAG
- a CDS encoding gluconokinase, with amino-acid sequence MIVVIMGVSGVGKTTAGAVLAEMLGWGFYDADDFHPKGNIEKMKAGVPLTDAGRLPWLAALRGLIRSQDADMVLACSALKQSYRDYLGDGRPDVAFVYLKGDASLVEKRLEGRKGHFAGPGILESQLADLEEPEDALVVDASRSPESIAGEIIKGLGLKPSGA; translated from the coding sequence ATGATCGTCGTTATCATGGGAGTTTCGGGCGTGGGAAAGACTACCGCCGGCGCAGTCCTGGCCGAAATGCTCGGCTGGGGATTCTACGACGCCGACGACTTCCATCCGAAGGGCAACATAGAAAAGATGAAGGCCGGGGTTCCCCTCACGGACGCCGGCAGGCTCCCGTGGCTGGCCGCGCTCCGGGGGCTCATAAGGTCACAGGACGCCGATATGGTCCTTGCCTGCTCCGCTCTCAAGCAGTCGTACAGGGATTATCTCGGGGACGGCCGCCCGGACGTCGCTTTCGTATACCTCAAGGGAGACGCCTCGCTCGTGGAAAAGAGGCTCGAGGGAAGAAAGGGCCACTTCGCCGGGCCGGGGATCCTCGAAAGCCAGCTCGCGGACCTCGAAGAGCCCGAGGACGCGCTCGTCGTCGACGCCTCGCGGAGCCCCGAATCCATAGCCGGGGAGATTATAAAAGGGCTGGGACTGAAGCCCTCGGGCGCGTAG
- a CDS encoding phosphate ABC transporter substrate-binding protein PstS family protein yields MNKRGFLKHSIVAGLTAIAVLITADAGIAAETVTVDPAIPSYSKTSGVSGNINSIGSDSMNNLMTLWCEGFTKNYPNVRCQIEGKGSSTAPPALIEGTAQFGPMSRPMKDTEIDGFEKAFGYKPTEIATSIDTLAVFVNKDNPIECITIEQLDQIFSKNMSCGGAEDITTWGQLGVTGPLAGSPISMYGRNSASGTYGFFKEHALCKGDFKDSVKEQPGSASVVQGVTEDKAGIGYSGIGYITSGVKPVKLGETEAECAAPSLENVTNGSYPLGRYLYLYVNKKPNEALDPLRLEFLKFVLSKEGQEVVIKDGYLPIPAGVEAEQIKIIGN; encoded by the coding sequence ATGAATAAGCGAGGATTCTTAAAACACAGTATTGTGGCCGGCCTTACGGCAATTGCGGTTCTTATTACGGCCGACGCGGGGATTGCCGCCGAGACGGTAACCGTAGACCCGGCGATCCCTTCCTACTCGAAGACGAGCGGCGTATCGGGGAACATCAACAGCATAGGCTCCGACTCGATGAACAACCTCATGACGCTCTGGTGCGAGGGGTTCACGAAGAATTATCCCAACGTAAGGTGCCAGATCGAAGGCAAGGGTTCGAGCACCGCGCCCCCGGCCCTCATAGAAGGCACGGCGCAGTTCGGACCGATGTCCCGCCCGATGAAGGACACGGAGATCGACGGGTTCGAGAAGGCCTTCGGTTACAAGCCGACCGAAATCGCGACGTCCATAGACACGCTCGCGGTGTTCGTAAACAAGGACAACCCCATAGAATGCATTACGATCGAGCAGCTCGACCAGATATTCTCCAAGAACATGTCCTGCGGCGGCGCTGAAGACATCACCACGTGGGGGCAGCTCGGCGTTACGGGGCCGCTCGCCGGCTCGCCGATAAGCATGTACGGCAGAAACTCCGCATCCGGAACCTACGGATTCTTTAAGGAGCACGCACTCTGTAAAGGAGATTTCAAGGATTCCGTAAAAGAGCAGCCGGGCTCGGCTTCCGTCGTCCAGGGCGTTACCGAGGACAAGGCCGGGATCGGATACAGCGGAATCGGGTACATAACCTCCGGTGTAAAGCCGGTCAAGCTCGGCGAGACCGAAGCCGAATGCGCCGCGCCAAGCCTTGAAAACGTGACGAACGGGTCTTATCCTCTTGGCAGATATCTCTATCTTTACGTAAACAAGAAGCCGAACGAAGCGCTCGACCCGCTCCGCCTCGAGTTCTTGAAATTCGTCCTCAGCAAAGAGGGTCAGGAAGTTGTTATAAAAGACGGTTACCTCCCGATACCGGCCGGCGTAGAGGCCGAGCAGATAAAGATCATCGGCAACTGA
- a CDS encoding ABC transporter permease subunit codes for MTAQTRLKKKEGLQASSGVKRRKLADRIATIVVTTGGVAVILCIIAILVFIGVETVPLWQGVKSELASSFFLKESPELASYSLDSPDAAEFPFLVSGMDEYREIGFVATKDGGLYFLSLENGKVIKKEALPGLGEAEIISSYVSQNNSLYAFGTDDGRIIPLRTGYKVSFEGNNRIITPRVTEDTILEVAESPLARIAFEENDDETASAGAAYTAGGELILKTVAKSRGLIGGGKTEEASHNITPTLNGGKVTALEIDKSLRNLYVGTDNGMVYRYGIGNRQNPELLETLDATGNRRIPVTALGFLLGDRSLVVGDEAGDVSVWFEVADPDSPGGKVLKKVHELPPFTLPVKDIVPSSRDRSFIASDSGGNINLYHATSEKKLAELKTDGPRVKSLSFAPKGNGILAVDGAGKLYDWNVNNPHPETSMKTLFGKIWYEGYSKPEYVWQSTGGTDDFEPKLSLTPLAFGTVKGALYALLFAIPLSIFGAICVSQFMHPALRNTIKPVVEIMAALPSVVLGFFAGLWLAPVIEKIIPAVIILPVVLTLFTLASVFGWQYVPRGIKGRFKEGSELFFLIPVILLGVLVSLGLNVAAEGALFGGDYKTWFYDVLGMQYDQRNSLIVGFAMGFAVIPIIFTISEDALSSVPKHLTAGSLALGANRWQTAIRVVLPTASPGIFSAVMIGLGRAIGETMIVLMATGNTPIMDWSIFNGFRALSANIAVEIPEAPHGGTLYRVLFLAALLLFFFTFIINTAAEIVRQRLRKKYGQL; via the coding sequence ATGACAGCTCAAACCAGGTTGAAAAAGAAAGAAGGGTTACAAGCTTCCTCCGGTGTAAAACGGAGGAAGCTTGCCGACCGGATCGCGACGATAGTAGTAACGACGGGCGGCGTTGCCGTGATCCTCTGCATTATCGCCATTCTCGTCTTCATAGGCGTTGAAACCGTGCCGCTCTGGCAAGGTGTTAAATCGGAGCTCGCGAGCTCGTTCTTCCTTAAGGAATCCCCGGAACTTGCCTCATATTCCCTCGACAGTCCCGACGCGGCGGAGTTTCCGTTCCTGGTTTCGGGCATGGACGAATACAGAGAGATAGGATTCGTCGCGACGAAAGACGGCGGCCTTTATTTCCTGTCGCTGGAAAACGGGAAGGTAATAAAGAAAGAAGCGCTGCCGGGCCTCGGTGAGGCGGAGATAATCTCCAGCTACGTCTCCCAGAATAATAGCCTCTATGCCTTCGGGACGGACGACGGAAGGATCATACCGCTCCGGACGGGATACAAAGTCAGCTTCGAGGGTAACAACAGGATAATCACCCCCCGAGTCACGGAGGATACGATTCTCGAGGTCGCCGAATCGCCCCTCGCAAGAATCGCCTTCGAGGAAAACGACGACGAGACGGCTTCGGCCGGGGCCGCTTATACGGCCGGCGGCGAGCTCATATTAAAGACCGTCGCCAAGTCGAGGGGGCTGATCGGCGGCGGCAAGACAGAAGAAGCGTCGCATAATATCACACCGACCCTTAACGGCGGGAAGGTCACGGCGCTCGAAATAGACAAGTCCCTCCGGAATCTCTACGTCGGCACCGATAACGGAATGGTGTACAGGTACGGCATCGGGAACAGGCAAAACCCCGAGCTTCTCGAAACGCTCGACGCCACGGGCAACCGGCGCATCCCCGTAACCGCCCTCGGGTTTCTCCTCGGCGACCGCTCGCTGGTGGTCGGGGACGAGGCCGGGGACGTTTCGGTGTGGTTCGAGGTCGCGGACCCGGATTCACCGGGGGGGAAGGTCTTAAAGAAGGTACACGAGCTTCCGCCTTTCACGCTTCCGGTAAAGGACATAGTGCCCTCGTCGCGCGACCGGAGCTTTATCGCATCCGACAGCGGCGGGAACATCAATCTTTACCACGCGACTTCCGAGAAGAAGCTCGCGGAGTTAAAAACGGACGGGCCCCGGGTCAAGAGCCTCTCGTTCGCGCCCAAGGGGAACGGCATCCTGGCCGTGGACGGCGCGGGGAAGCTCTACGACTGGAACGTCAACAATCCCCACCCCGAAACGAGCATGAAGACACTTTTCGGGAAGATCTGGTACGAGGGGTACAGCAAACCCGAATATGTCTGGCAGTCCACCGGCGGGACGGACGACTTCGAGCCCAAGCTAAGCCTTACGCCCCTTGCGTTCGGTACGGTGAAGGGTGCGTTATACGCACTCCTGTTCGCGATCCCGCTCTCCATATTCGGCGCGATATGCGTTTCGCAGTTCATGCATCCCGCGCTCAGAAATACTATCAAGCCGGTGGTCGAGATCATGGCCGCCCTCCCGAGCGTCGTGCTCGGTTTCTTCGCGGGTCTCTGGCTCGCGCCTGTAATAGAAAAGATAATACCGGCGGTAATCATACTCCCGGTCGTGCTGACCCTGTTTACGCTCGCGAGCGTTTTCGGATGGCAGTACGTTCCAAGGGGAATCAAGGGCAGGTTCAAGGAGGGCTCGGAGCTCTTCTTCCTTATACCCGTCATTCTCCTGGGCGTTCTCGTGAGCCTCGGGCTCAACGTAGCGGCCGAAGGCGCGCTTTTCGGAGGGGATTATAAAACGTGGTTCTACGACGTCCTCGGAATGCAGTACGACCAGAGGAACTCGCTCATCGTGGGATTCGCCATGGGGTTCGCGGTTATTCCGATTATCTTCACCATATCGGAAGACGCCCTTTCCAGCGTTCCGAAACACCTCACGGCGGGTTCTCTCGCCCTCGGCGCGAACAGGTGGCAGACGGCGATAAGGGTCGTTCTTCCCACTGCGAGCCCGGGCATATTCTCGGCGGTGATGATAGGGCTCGGGAGGGCCATAGGCGAGACGATGATCGTCCTCATGGCCACTGGCAATACGCCCATTATGGACTGGAGCATATTCAACGGCTTCAGGGCGCTATCGGCGAACATAGCGGTCGAGATACCCGAAGCCCCGCACGGGGGGACGCTCTACAGGGTCCTCTTCCTGGCGGCGCTCTTATTGTTCTTCTTCACGTTCATAATCAACACGGCCGCCGAAATCGTCAGGCAGAGATTAAGAAAGAAATACGGTCAACTCTAA
- the pstA gene encoding phosphate ABC transporter permease PstA, translating into MNKYWKSGDPFVWLTGVALMFSLLMIAGLMYLIAAKGLGFFWPSDLAEVKLKDGSVFLGEITGHEKAKVHGPEGEDVFVERTQLKIGNRDIYGLDFKWIDDNNIEDTSYPKYAVALERREWGNMYGFIKQISEGGNVICTGNEGCWPVLESQLPVYSQIYEEIKGIEKGAIGGINREIEHLRLEIRGEEMGSKNEEKISRLEAQIKEEEARYREQEEKLAKLYSEFGKEVVTITSVDGRDKEMPLGNIVRAYRPNSLGWFGKASLYLSKVWEFVSDEPREANTEGGVFPAIFGTILMVLIMSVVVLPFGVLAALYLREYAKQGTLVRIVRICVNNLAGVPSIVFGVFAVGFFIYGMGSTLDSIFFKEALPNPTFGTGGILWASLTLALLTVPVVIVATEEGLAAVSKEIRDGSLALGATKFETTWKIVIPSAMPAILTGLILAIARATGEVAPLMITGVVKLAPQLPVDGYFPYLHLERKFMHLGFHIYDVGFQSPNVEAAKPMVFTTALLLIIIVVVLNLAAIIIRNRLRKKYTTSAV; encoded by the coding sequence ATGAACAAGTACTGGAAAAGCGGCGACCCTTTCGTATGGCTGACCGGAGTCGCGCTCATGTTCAGCCTTCTGATGATAGCGGGGCTCATGTATCTCATCGCGGCAAAGGGCCTCGGGTTCTTCTGGCCGTCCGATCTCGCGGAAGTGAAGCTCAAGGACGGCTCCGTCTTCCTCGGCGAGATCACCGGGCACGAAAAGGCAAAAGTTCACGGCCCCGAGGGTGAGGACGTCTTCGTCGAGCGCACCCAGCTCAAGATCGGCAACAGGGACATCTACGGCCTCGACTTCAAATGGATCGACGACAATAACATCGAAGACACTTCCTACCCGAAATACGCGGTCGCCCTCGAAAGAAGGGAATGGGGGAATATGTACGGCTTTATAAAGCAGATTTCCGAGGGCGGAAACGTCATATGCACGGGGAACGAGGGCTGCTGGCCGGTGCTCGAATCGCAGCTGCCCGTATACAGCCAAATATACGAAGAGATAAAGGGCATAGAAAAGGGCGCAATCGGGGGAATTAACAGGGAAATAGAGCACCTTCGCCTGGAAATCCGCGGCGAGGAGATGGGGAGCAAAAACGAGGAAAAGATAAGCCGGCTCGAAGCGCAGATTAAAGAGGAAGAGGCCAGGTACCGGGAGCAGGAAGAGAAACTTGCAAAGCTTTACTCCGAATTCGGCAAAGAGGTCGTAACCATAACGTCCGTCGACGGCAGGGACAAGGAAATGCCCCTCGGGAACATCGTCCGGGCGTACAGGCCGAATTCCCTGGGGTGGTTCGGGAAGGCCTCGCTTTATCTATCCAAGGTATGGGAGTTCGTCTCCGACGAGCCCAGGGAAGCCAACACCGAGGGGGGCGTATTCCCCGCCATATTCGGCACTATTTTAATGGTATTGATAATGAGCGTCGTCGTACTCCCCTTCGGCGTCCTCGCCGCGCTCTACTTAAGAGAGTACGCAAAGCAGGGGACGCTCGTCAGGATCGTGAGGATATGCGTCAACAACCTCGCGGGCGTTCCGTCCATAGTCTTCGGAGTGTTCGCGGTCGGGTTCTTCATATACGGCATGGGGAGCACCCTCGACAGCATATTCTTCAAGGAAGCGCTCCCGAACCCGACGTTCGGCACGGGCGGCATCCTGTGGGCCTCGCTTACGCTTGCGCTCCTTACAGTGCCGGTGGTAATCGTGGCGACCGAAGAAGGGCTCGCCGCGGTGTCTAAAGAGATACGCGACGGCTCTCTCGCACTCGGGGCGACAAAGTTCGAAACGACGTGGAAGATAGTCATTCCCAGCGCGATGCCCGCAATTCTCACGGGGCTTATTCTGGCCATCGCGAGGGCGACGGGAGAGGTTGCGCCGCTCATGATAACGGGCGTCGTCAAGCTCGCGCCGCAGCTCCCCGTGGACGGCTACTTCCCGTACCTGCATCTCGAAAGGAAGTTCATGCACCTCGGCTTTCACATATACGACGTCGGATTTCAGTCGCCGAACGTCGAGGCGGCGAAGCCCATGGTCTTCACCACGGCGCTTCTTCTCATAATAATAGTCGTTGTGCTTAACCTCGCTGCTATAATCATAAGGAACCGTCTGAGAAAGAAATACACTACCTCGGCAGTTTGA